Below is a genomic region from Fundulus heteroclitus isolate FHET01 chromosome 5, MU-UCD_Fhet_4.1, whole genome shotgun sequence.
taaattttcccctctgagcgacaatctcgccgaggagccgaccttaattattggcagctccataatgagaaatgtggcactaaagaaaccagggaccatagttaaatgcctaccaggggccagaacaggcgacatagaatcctacttaaaactactggctaaggataagcgtaaataccgcaaaattgttattcacgctggcggtaatgacacccggtcacgccgatcagaggtcaccaaagttggtgttgcttcggtttgtgagtttgctaaaactatgtcggactccgtaattttctctggtcccctgcctgatttgaccagtgatgacatgtttagccgcatgtcatcattcaaccgctggttgtctaggtggtgtccagaaaacgacgtgggctacattgataactggagaactttctggggaaaacctggtctgatccggagagacggcatccatcctactttggatggtgcagctcttctttctagaaatctggccggatttattagttctcctaaacgctgacaacccagggtccagaccaggaagcagagccgtagtttaacacctctctgcagcttctgtactgttacccacccattatcctattgagacggtgtctttcccacggccaaaacttaacagatcaaaaactgatctaaaaggaacaaatcataaaaacctaataaaaatcaatatggttcaccttgaacctaaaaataaaataataaaatgtggtctagtaaatataaggtctctccctccaaagactttgttagttaatgaattaatttctgataatcagattgatttgttttgtctcacagaaacctggctacaagaggactacgttagtataaatgagtcaaccccctccagttattcaaatttccacattcccagatctgtgggaagaggaggaggagtggcaactatctttcagtctgatttattaattagtcccaggccaactaataattacagttcttttgaacatttaaccctcagtttccctcatccaaactgcaaagcaataaaacctcttctgtttgttgttttgtatcgtccaccaggcccttacactcagtttttggatgagttgtcagatttcttatctgatttggtgttaaatactgataaggttattatagtgggtgattttaacatccatgttgacactgaatgtgataaccttagtgtagcctttaaaactatcctagattcaattggttttgctcaaaatgtgcatgaaccgacgcactctcggctccatactttagaccttgtgctgacatatggcattgattgtgaagaattaacagtattctctcacaaccctgtcctgtctgatcattttttaataacatttgagtttaatctaactgaattctccacccccaaaagagggttccattatagtagatttttatcggataatgctgtatcaaaacttaaagagtctgtccccttcttaatatcctcagtattgcagaaatgccctgtagatggcagcattgctgtttcttcccattcacaaatcgatacctttgctaacaatgtgacttcctcattgcgttctgcattagacaatgtagctcccttgaaaaagaaggtgattattcacaggaagctggctccttggtttaattcagagctgcgttccttgaagcgcaatgttaggaaattggagagaaaatggcgctctacacaccaagaggaatcctacttaatctggagggacagactattgttgtataacaagaccctctgcagagttagagcagcatatttttcatcattaattgaagagaataaaaataatcctagatttctctttagtacagttgccaaacttacccagagccacagctctgttgatccatccattcccttagctctcagtagtaatgattttatgggattcttcataaataaaattgatgccattaaaaataaaataattggcatcctcccaaacatgattacctcgtcctcagtaagtgaggcagcattggaggaatctttagaatctgcgcagtgtttgaactgtttagaagcagtagagctttctgagctatctaaaattttagcttcatctaaaccttctacctgtatgttagacccaatcccaaccaagttgtttaaggacatattccctttgatcagtggcactattttagacatgattaatctatccttagtaaatggatatgtaccacaggttttgaaagtagctgttattaaacctttacttaagaaaccttctcttgatcaagatgagttagtaaattacagacctatatctaatcttcttttcttatctaaaattcttgagaaagtagttgctaatcaactttgtgaacatttacaaagtaatgacctacttgaggagtttcagtcaggcttcagagctcatcatagcactgaaacagctctggtgaaggtcactaatgatattctcatggcctcagataatggacttgtgtctatacttgtcctgttagatctcagtgctgcgtttgatacagttgatcacaatattctcctacaaagacttgaacatactgtagggattaaggggaaagcattaggctggtttaaatcttatctgtcagacagattccaatttgttcatgttaataataaatcttcctcaaactctagggtcacttgtggagtaccacagggttcagtccttggaccaattctctttactatatatatgcttccgataggcaaaattatcagacagcatgggattaatttccactgttatgctgatgatactcagctatatttatccataaatcctgatgaatccaatcaattacttcgactgcagtcatgtcttgatgacatcaaaagctggatgactttaaatttcctgcatctaaattctgacaagaccgaagttttaatctttgggccagagtcctcaaaaaataaacttcttaaccaatcacttaatctgggtggcattaaactggcctctggtaataaagtaaaaaatcttggtgttatttttgaccaagacatgtcatttaaatcccatattaaacaggtttccagagtttccttttttcacctccggaatatcgccaaaattagaaacattctgtccaggagtgatgctgaaaaactggtccatgcatttgttacttcaaggctggactattgtaattctttactatcaggaattccacaaaatgcagttcaaagccttcagctgatccaaaatgctgcagcaagagttctgatgaaaatcaacaagagggatcatatttctccaattttagcttcccttcattggcttcctgttaaatcaagaatagaatttaaaattcttcttctaacgtataaagcccttcataatcaaactccatcatatatcagagctctgattaccccgtatgttcctaacagagcacttcgctctcagaccgcaggtctgctggtggttcctagagtctctaaaagtagaatgggaggcagatcctttagctatcaggctcctctcctgtggaaccaactcccagttttggtccgtgaggcagacaccctgtctacttttaagactaggcttaaaacttttctttttgacaaaaataataactagtgactcatgttgcTCTCAgccacctttatagttttactgctataggcttaggttactggagtatatcaggatctaattttctcactatattgagttctactgttcttcaattatgcattatgtgttgtcatttctgctttaactttctgttctctctcttttctcttcatagtaggtacacctggtctggcgttctgttaactgtgacatcatccagagaagacggctcacccgctactaccatctaatgtagaacagattactagatcaatgtgtgcttctgtgcttttttgtctctcttgttgtgtctgttctgtcttctgtaaccccagtcggtcgaggcagatgaccgttcatactgagcccggttctgccggaggttttttttcccgttaatgggtggtttttcttcccactgtcgcttcatgcttgctcagtatgagggattgcagcaaagccatgtacaatgcagatgactcttcctgtggctctacggttccccaggagtgaatgctgcttgtcgggactttgatgcaatcaactggtttccttatataggacatttttgaccaatctgtataatctgacccaatctgtataatatgattgaacttgactttgtaaagtgccttgagatgacatgtttcatgatttggcgctatataaataaaattgaattgaattgaagttacTTTGCACGTTTTCTTTGATTAGAAACGTGCAAACTTACCATTGTTTCCTCTCAAAAAGGCGTCCCCATACTTGTTCTTGAGCTGCCCGTTGACATACTCTTCTGTCTGCTCGATAGCGATGTTCATGTAGCCATCCAGGCAGGCCAAGACACCTGCACAATGGCGGGCAGAAATAAATCACTCAGATTACGTTCTTATATTTATCAGGATGAATAAAAGGCAGCGTTGGCAGCTGAAGTACCTCTGTAATCCACGCCAGAGTTCAGTTTGACGACCACAGGCCTGCCGATTATCTGCTTCAGAAAGTCACTGGGGGTCTGCTTTCTCAGACTCATCTTGGCATAAActggataaaaacaaacaatgttaGCATTTGTTTGTCCCAACAATGAACATTAGCattgcaacaaacaaaaaaagttatccGTCAATGTTAGGCGAGATTTAAACCATGCaagatatattttaaaaaccacagtaTTAAAGTACGTTGCCACAAACCATTTGAATAAGCACCGTAACAGTATTTAACGCTGTGTTAGCGGGACTAAGTTAGCCGCTATTGCTAATGATGCTAACAGGCTAACTGCTCCCGTAAAATGATTCCGTCAGCAGCTAAACGGGTGAAATGGTAGAAAAACGTCCAGGTAAATTATGCGATGACTGTGACAACAAAGGTGAGCCGCGTAACACGACTGACAGTCTTCAGAGTTTTAAACAGAGGCGACATTCTTGTTAGCATTTTCGCTCACCTGCTAAACGTTCCACAAACGACCGTATTCAGCGTGCAgtgaatc
It encodes:
- the lsm6 gene encoding U6 snRNA-associated Sm-like protein LSm6 — protein: MSLRKQTPSDFLKQIIGRPVVVKLNSGVDYRGVLACLDGYMNIAIEQTEEYVNGQLKNKYGDAFLRGNNVLYISTQKRKV